A genomic stretch from Nocardia wallacei includes:
- a CDS encoding DUF6875 domain-containing protein, translating into MGGLSEPDERTARTVSAWLGTVVSRPHPQLGRDGPVCPFVQPAVRAGALSILVHHWRAPHDTARMVSVIGDIVRRFRQTEPRSPNRKLHALVVVIAGLPDRHFGLIDEGHRVAKDTVIRQGLMLGQFHPRCDEPAVRNPLFPVNRAPYPLYAVRHMAVHDILFLHDERDWFDHYRRAFGHRYSDGSRLDRHLRELYESSLRRYARPEGEFA; encoded by the coding sequence GTGGGTGGCCTGTCCGAACCCGACGAGCGCACCGCGCGCACCGTGTCGGCCTGGCTCGGTACGGTGGTGAGCCGTCCGCACCCGCAGCTGGGCCGCGACGGTCCGGTGTGCCCGTTCGTGCAGCCCGCCGTGCGTGCCGGCGCCCTGTCGATCCTGGTGCATCACTGGCGCGCGCCGCACGACACCGCCCGGATGGTGTCGGTGATCGGCGACATCGTGCGCCGGTTCCGGCAGACCGAGCCGAGGTCGCCGAACCGGAAACTGCACGCCCTGGTGGTCGTGATCGCGGGCCTGCCGGACCGGCATTTCGGCCTCATCGACGAGGGGCACCGGGTGGCCAAGGACACGGTGATCCGGCAGGGGCTGATGCTCGGGCAATTCCACCCGCGGTGCGACGAGCCCGCCGTGCGCAATCCGCTGTTCCCGGTCAATCGCGCGCCCTATCCGCTGTACGCCGTCCGGCACATGGCCGTGCACGACATTCTGTTCCTGCACGACGAGCGGGACTGGTTCGACCACTACCGGCGTGCGTTCGGACACCGCTACTCCGACGGCTCCCGGCTGGACCGTCATCTCCGTGAGCTGTACGAGTCCTCGCTGCGGCGCTACGCCCGCCCCGAAGGAGAATTCGCATGA
- the kynU gene encoding kynureninase gives MPTSDEAGRRDAADPLATLREYFRLPADTVYLDGNSLGALAAHIPERLSRVLTREWGDTLIGAWTEHDWWSAPLRVGDRVGRLIGASPGQVTVGESTSVQLFNALAGAARLRPGRDVILTDTGHFPTDRYLADSVARLLGMRVIAVPAAAAATAVAQWSGQVAVVALPAVDYRTGELWDVAATTAAAHAAGAVTVWDLCHAAGAVPLALDDDEVDIAVGCTYKYLGGGPGAPAFVYLARRHHDGYDPPLTGWHGHAAPFAMEPEFRPADGISRTRIGTPHVLSLLALDSALDVFDKADLAEVRAKSLALGDFFLDCVADLVSEDGFEVVTPRAHRRRGSQVALRHPAAYEMITALLERNVIGDMRPPDLLRFGFNALYVSFRDVYRAAGELRDIVRSGCYRDERFAVRRLIT, from the coding sequence ATGCCGACATCCGACGAGGCCGGGCGGCGCGACGCCGCCGATCCGCTCGCTACCCTGCGCGAGTACTTCCGGCTGCCCGCCGACACGGTCTACCTCGACGGAAATTCACTGGGCGCCTTGGCCGCCCACATTCCCGAGCGCCTGTCGCGGGTCCTGACGCGCGAATGGGGAGACACGCTGATCGGCGCCTGGACCGAGCACGACTGGTGGTCCGCGCCGCTGCGGGTGGGTGACCGCGTCGGCCGCCTGATCGGTGCGTCGCCCGGCCAGGTGACGGTCGGGGAATCGACCTCGGTGCAACTGTTCAACGCGCTCGCGGGCGCCGCTCGGCTGCGGCCGGGCCGCGACGTGATCCTCACCGACACCGGCCATTTCCCGACCGACCGCTACCTGGCCGACTCGGTGGCGCGGCTGCTCGGGATGCGGGTGATCGCCGTGCCCGCCGCCGCGGCGGCAACGGCCGTGGCACAGTGGTCCGGGCAGGTCGCGGTGGTCGCGCTCCCGGCGGTGGACTACCGCACCGGCGAGCTGTGGGACGTGGCCGCGACGACGGCCGCGGCGCACGCGGCGGGCGCGGTGACGGTGTGGGATCTGTGCCACGCGGCCGGCGCGGTACCGCTCGCCTTGGACGACGACGAGGTCGATATCGCCGTGGGCTGCACCTACAAATACCTCGGCGGCGGCCCCGGCGCCCCGGCCTTCGTCTATCTCGCCCGCCGCCACCACGACGGCTACGACCCGCCGCTGACGGGCTGGCACGGGCACGCCGCGCCGTTCGCCATGGAGCCGGAGTTCCGGCCCGCCGACGGGATCTCCCGCACCCGCATCGGCACGCCGCACGTGCTGTCGCTGCTGGCCCTCGACAGCGCGCTGGACGTCTTCGACAAAGCCGACCTCGCCGAGGTGCGCGCGAAGAGCCTGGCGCTCGGCGACTTCTTCCTGGACTGCGTCGCGGACCTGGTGTCCGAGGACGGCTTCGAGGTCGTCACCCCGCGCGCACATCGGCGGCGCGGTAGCCAGGTGGCGCTGCGGCACCCGGCGGCCTACGAGATGATCACCGCGCTGCTCGAACGGAACGTCATCGGCGACATGCGGCCGCCGGATCTGCTCAGGTTCGGATTCAACGCCCTCTACGTGTCGTTCCGGGACGTGTACCGCGCCGCGGGCGAGCTGCGCGACATTGTTCGATCCGGCTGCTACCGGGACGAACGGTTCGCGGTCCGGCGGCTCATCACCTGA
- a CDS encoding alpha/beta hydrolase produces the protein MEQLLPRDELDREYSPSSVAPQYLSILRDYRLRSDSARARHRHDADVRYGPEPAETLHFFPPPRGPAPVHVFVHGGHWQESSKEDSCFAAPAFLRAGAGFVALGYGLAPQRTLGDMVRSVRRGIRWIADHADQLGIRQDGVYLGGSSAGAHLVAAAVASDGGDIPPVAGITLLSGVYDLEPVRHSYVNDLVGMTPADVRAYSPLRHLPLRAARILVARAAAETGEYGRQQTDFVRAVRRAGQQCDARIFPHRNHFDLPLDLADPATPLGHAVLTQMHL, from the coding sequence ATGGAACAGCTGCTGCCGCGGGACGAGCTCGACCGCGAGTATTCTCCCAGTTCCGTTGCGCCGCAGTACTTGTCGATCCTGCGAGACTACCGTCTGCGCAGCGACTCGGCGCGGGCGCGGCATCGGCACGACGCCGATGTCCGCTACGGCCCGGAGCCCGCCGAGACATTGCATTTCTTTCCGCCGCCGCGTGGTCCGGCGCCGGTCCACGTCTTCGTGCACGGCGGGCATTGGCAGGAGTCGAGCAAAGAGGACTCGTGTTTCGCCGCTCCCGCGTTCCTGCGGGCCGGTGCGGGGTTCGTCGCACTGGGGTACGGGCTGGCACCGCAGCGCACCCTCGGCGACATGGTGCGCTCGGTGCGCCGCGGGATCCGCTGGATCGCCGACCACGCCGACCAACTCGGCATCCGGCAGGACGGCGTGTACCTCGGTGGCAGCTCGGCCGGTGCACACCTGGTGGCCGCCGCGGTGGCGAGCGACGGCGGCGACATCCCGCCGGTCGCGGGGATCACGCTGCTGAGCGGTGTATACGACCTGGAGCCGGTGCGGCACAGCTACGTCAACGATCTGGTCGGCATGACCCCCGCCGATGTCCGCGCCTACAGCCCGCTCCGGCACCTCCCCCTGCGCGCCGCCCGAATCCTCGTGGCCCGCGCCGCGGCGGAGACCGGCGAGTACGGCCGCCAGCAGACGGATTTCGTCCGAGCCGTGCGCCGTGCCGGACAACAATGCGATGCCCGAATATTCCCCCACCGCAACCACTTCGACCTACCTCTGGACCTCGCCGACCCGGCCACACCCCTGGGCCACGCAGTCCTCACCCAGATGCACCTCTGA
- a CDS encoding crotonase/enoyl-CoA hydratase family protein has protein sequence MTEWKAFTVRIAEQVAEVALTGPGKHNAMGPDFWRELPLLFGELDADPQVRAIVVTGAGRNFSVGLDLRAMRPVFDEVLADGSAAARRTRFHRALREMQEAMSAVAACRTPVVAAVHGACIGGGVDLIAAADIRYASADAKFSVREVKVAIVADVGSLQRLPRIIGEGHFRELAYTGREIDASHAERIGLVNEVVPDAVAVLRRARATAREIAANPPLVVQGIKEVAEHDQRDAVAAGLRYVAAWNSAFLPSADLVEALAALDEGRAPRFAGE, from the coding sequence ATGACGGAATGGAAGGCGTTCACCGTCCGGATCGCGGAGCAGGTCGCCGAGGTGGCCCTCACCGGTCCCGGCAAACACAATGCGATGGGCCCGGACTTCTGGCGCGAACTGCCGCTGCTGTTCGGCGAGCTCGACGCCGATCCGCAGGTGCGCGCGATCGTGGTCACGGGTGCCGGGCGCAACTTCTCGGTGGGACTGGACCTGCGGGCGATGCGGCCGGTGTTCGACGAGGTACTGGCGGACGGGTCGGCGGCCGCCCGGCGCACCCGCTTCCACCGCGCACTCCGCGAGATGCAGGAGGCGATGAGCGCCGTCGCCGCCTGCCGCACGCCGGTGGTCGCGGCGGTGCACGGCGCCTGCATCGGGGGTGGCGTGGACCTGATCGCCGCTGCCGACATCAGGTACGCCAGCGCCGACGCCAAGTTCAGCGTCCGCGAGGTGAAGGTGGCGATCGTCGCGGATGTCGGTTCCCTGCAACGGTTGCCGCGGATCATCGGCGAAGGGCATTTTCGCGAACTCGCCTACACCGGCCGGGAGATCGACGCGTCCCACGCGGAGCGAATCGGCCTGGTGAACGAGGTGGTCCCCGACGCGGTGGCCGTGCTGCGCCGCGCCCGGGCCACCGCGCGAGAGATCGCGGCCAATCCGCCCTTGGTGGTCCAGGGCATCAAGGAGGTCGCCGAGCACGACCAGCGCGACGCCGTCGCGGCCGGACTGCGCTATGTCGCGGCATGGAACTCGGCCTTCCTCCCCTCGGCCGATCTGGTGGAAGCCCTGGCCGCCCTCGACGAGGGTCGTGCCCCCCGCTTCGCGGGGGAGTGA
- a CDS encoding beta-ketoacyl-[acyl-carrier-protein] synthase family protein, with translation MSSAEAGNGGDHVPDAGYDADRVVVTGLGPISSIGIGAAEFLRALAAGRSGARPITSFDTTGFAHSNGCEVTGFDPEPYLTEHKPGELGRATAFSVAAAAMALADAGLTVARLRELPSVIAIGTTDGESRDLDLLVESWLRAEPELLPGEVAARVPAGRLSAAVAEEFGLCDTEAVTLPTACAAGNYAIGYGCDALRSGEVEVALVGGADALCRKTFAGFYRLGTIAPRYCRPFDSARQGILTGEGAAVLVLERRDRALARGARVYAEVLGYGLNCDADHPVAPNRASVARCMALAHRNSGIAPGDVDFISAHGTGTKANDVTEAAAIREVFGAHPPPTISTKSMIGHTMGAASALAAVACCLALTHQFIPPTINHEHTDPECGGLDCVPNQARPAALRVVQNNALAFGGNNAVLVLAAPDAAGREAS, from the coding sequence ATGTCGAGCGCGGAAGCGGGAAATGGTGGTGATCACGTGCCTGACGCCGGATACGACGCGGACCGGGTGGTCGTCACCGGGCTCGGCCCGATCAGCAGCATCGGCATCGGCGCCGCGGAGTTCCTGCGGGCGCTCGCGGCGGGCCGTTCCGGCGCGCGGCCGATCACCAGCTTCGACACGACCGGATTCGCCCACAGCAACGGCTGCGAGGTCACCGGCTTCGACCCGGAGCCCTATCTGACCGAGCACAAGCCCGGCGAACTCGGGCGCGCGACCGCGTTCTCGGTGGCCGCGGCCGCCATGGCGCTCGCCGATGCCGGTCTGACGGTCGCTCGCCTGCGCGAACTGCCCAGTGTGATCGCCATCGGAACGACCGACGGCGAGTCGCGTGACCTCGACCTGCTGGTCGAATCGTGGCTGCGCGCCGAGCCCGAGCTGCTGCCCGGCGAGGTCGCGGCGCGCGTACCGGCCGGCCGGCTGTCGGCCGCAGTCGCCGAGGAATTCGGCCTGTGCGACACCGAGGCGGTGACGCTGCCGACGGCGTGCGCGGCCGGTAACTACGCCATCGGCTACGGCTGCGACGCCCTGCGTAGCGGCGAGGTCGAGGTGGCGCTGGTCGGCGGCGCGGATGCCCTCTGCCGCAAGACCTTCGCGGGGTTCTATCGGCTGGGCACCATCGCACCGCGGTACTGCCGCCCGTTCGACAGCGCCCGCCAGGGCATCCTGACCGGCGAGGGCGCCGCCGTGCTCGTCCTCGAACGCCGCGACCGCGCACTCGCCCGCGGCGCGCGCGTCTACGCCGAGGTCCTCGGCTACGGCCTGAACTGCGACGCCGACCATCCGGTGGCCCCCAACCGGGCGAGCGTCGCCCGCTGCATGGCCTTGGCTCATCGAAACAGCGGAATCGCCCCGGGCGACGTGGATTTCATCTCCGCGCACGGCACCGGCACGAAGGCCAACGACGTCACCGAGGCCGCCGCGATCCGCGAGGTGTTCGGCGCGCACCCGCCACCGACGATCTCCACCAAGTCGATGATCGGGCACACCATGGGCGCGGCCAGCGCGCTGGCCGCAGTCGCCTGCTGCCTCGCCCTGACCCATCAGTTCATCCCGCCCACCATCAATCACGAGCACACCGACCCGGAATGCGGTGGACTGGACTGTGTTCCGAACCAGGCCCGCCCGGCCGCGCTGCGGGTGGTGCAGAACAACGCGCTGGCCTTCGGCGGCAACAATGCGGTGCTGGTGCTGGCCGCGCCCGACGCCGCCGGGCGGGAGGCGTCGTGA
- a CDS encoding beta-ketoacyl synthase N-terminal-like domain-containing protein: MTAPVIAGTGAVASVGADVAALYENLCAGRSGRAPLRRFTPESHISRHAYEIDDGPGRPSGDTGAWLCAAIAEATAAAGLTEADLTGIPVLVGTGLRALRRAEVWCTGGPALSAPDLHFGPILRERFGCTEVHTVNNACSAALYALGLGADLLAADAHDTVIVAGVDTITESMFGLLDRAGGRGVDRVRPFDADRRGVLLGEGAAAVVLRRHGPGRALLRSVALNCDAGHVTAPDGAGIRAAMRAALARAGIAPEEVGLVFAHGTGTQLNDRTEAEALTEIFGATAHSGPLVTAIKSMLGHTSGASGLHSLVVAVETLTHGVVPPILGLRTPAAEASALRLCAQATAAAGITVAQVDAFGFGGVNAVALIEAAAGTDAG, translated from the coding sequence GTGACCGCCCCGGTGATAGCGGGGACCGGCGCCGTCGCCAGTGTGGGCGCGGATGTTGCCGCCCTCTACGAGAATCTCTGCGCCGGACGGTCCGGACGGGCGCCGCTGCGGCGTTTCACACCGGAATCGCACATCTCCCGGCACGCCTACGAGATCGATGACGGCCCTGGCCGCCCGTCCGGCGATACCGGCGCGTGGTTGTGCGCGGCTATCGCCGAGGCCACTGCCGCCGCCGGTCTCACCGAGGCCGACCTGACCGGCATACCCGTCCTCGTCGGCACCGGTCTGCGGGCGCTGCGCCGCGCGGAGGTGTGGTGTACCGGCGGTCCGGCGCTGTCGGCACCCGACCTGCATTTCGGCCCGATACTGCGGGAAAGGTTCGGCTGCACCGAGGTTCACACCGTCAACAACGCGTGTTCGGCGGCCCTGTACGCGCTCGGGCTGGGCGCCGATCTGCTGGCGGCGGACGCACACGACACGGTGATCGTCGCCGGCGTGGACACCATCACCGAGAGCATGTTCGGGCTGCTCGATCGCGCCGGCGGACGCGGCGTGGACCGCGTGCGGCCCTTCGACGCCGACCGTCGCGGTGTCCTGCTGGGCGAGGGGGCGGCGGCGGTGGTGCTGCGGCGGCACGGACCGGGCCGGGCGCTGCTGCGGTCGGTCGCCCTGAACTGCGACGCGGGACATGTCACCGCGCCCGACGGCGCCGGGATCCGGGCGGCCATGCGGGCCGCGCTGGCGCGCGCCGGGATCGCGCCCGAGGAGGTCGGCCTCGTCTTCGCGCACGGCACCGGCACCCAGCTCAACGATCGCACCGAGGCCGAGGCGCTGACCGAGATCTTCGGGGCCACAGCGCATTCCGGCCCGCTCGTCACCGCGATCAAGTCCATGCTCGGCCACACCTCCGGCGCCTCCGGGCTGCACAGTCTGGTCGTCGCCGTGGAGACCCTGACCCACGGTGTCGTGCCGCCGATTCTCGGACTGCGGACTCCGGCGGCCGAGGCGAGCGCGCTGCGGCTGTGCGCGCAGGCTACTGCCGCGGCGGGGATCACGGTGGCTCAGGTGGACGCGTTCGGCTTCGGCGGCGTGAACGCCGTCGCACTGATCGAGGCGGCAGCCGGAACGGACGCGGGATGA
- a CDS encoding beta-ketoacyl synthase N-terminal-like domain-containing protein produces the protein MRDDDAPIAITGIGVASDRHHTADDLLDPAARAPGDAADRLRRELGRGYRYKDRATKLGVLAAIRALRDNGQDSPAATTGVVVSSNFGNLQTVCDTARVIHAEGAGATSPMELPNASSNVIASTLAIHLGLRGPNVTLCNGAPSGLDALGWAVVLLRARRAHRVVVVGTESATEAAAALQDCAPTHLFDGAAALVVERSTTAPTLRVHHCCRGTDPADATARALTATGHPPIDLWLGPRRTAAHTPTDTENPDPRPGTSATTSHTPTDTRNPPITLRPGTSRTTPHTTPDIRNSTANLRARTGYTAGRADVDTGKEPVGPRGGIGRIAAEVDAEEYLGRAGGALGVVQCVIAHRWLVRHGGIRALAVAGNAVEGAGAVVLSREGAS, from the coding sequence ATGAGGGACGACGACGCACCGATCGCGATCACCGGAATCGGGGTCGCCTCCGACCGCCATCACACCGCCGACGATCTGCTCGATCCCGCGGCGAGAGCGCCCGGCGACGCCGCCGACCGGCTGCGGCGGGAGCTCGGGCGCGGGTACCGCTACAAGGACCGAGCCACCAAACTCGGTGTGCTGGCGGCGATTCGCGCGCTGCGCGACAACGGGCAGGACAGCCCGGCCGCGACCACCGGGGTCGTGGTGAGCAGCAATTTCGGCAACCTGCAGACCGTGTGCGACACGGCGCGGGTGATCCACGCCGAGGGCGCGGGCGCGACGAGCCCGATGGAGCTGCCGAACGCCTCCAGCAATGTGATCGCCTCCACCCTCGCCATCCACCTCGGCCTCCGCGGCCCCAACGTGACACTCTGCAACGGCGCCCCGTCCGGGCTCGACGCCCTGGGCTGGGCCGTGGTCCTGCTCCGCGCGCGCCGGGCACACCGCGTCGTGGTGGTCGGCACCGAATCGGCCACCGAAGCCGCCGCGGCACTCCAGGATTGCGCTCCCACCCACCTGTTCGACGGCGCAGCCGCACTCGTCGTCGAACGGTCCACCACCGCCCCCACCCTACGAGTCCACCACTGTTGCCGCGGCACCGACCCGGCCGACGCGACCGCCCGCGCCCTCACCGCAACCGGTCATCCGCCGATAGACCTGTGGCTCGGCCCCCGCCGCACAGCCGCCCACACGCCCACCGACACCGAGAACCCAGACCCGAGGCCCGGCACCAGCGCCACAACCTCGCACACGCCCACCGACACCCGAAACCCGCCAATCACCCTGCGGCCCGGCACCAGCCGCACAACTCCCCACACGACCCCCGACATCCGAAACTCGACGGCGAATTTGCGGGCCCGTACTGGGTACACAGCTGGTCGGGCGGATGTCGACACCGGAAAGGAGCCGGTGGGCCCGCGAGGCGGTATCGGGAGGATCGCCGCCGAGGTGGATGCCGAGGAGTATCTGGGGCGGGCCGGTGGGGCGCTCGGGGTGGTGCAGTGTGTGATCGCGCATCGGTGGCTGGTCCGGCACGGCGGCATACGCGCCCTGGCCGTCGCGGGTAATGCGGTGGAGGGGGCGGGCGCGGTGGTCCTGTCTCGCGAGGGGGCGTCGTGA
- a CDS encoding alpha/beta fold hydrolase gives MTPLPAVPVTLRRSAVDGPSPVRMVLLHGMGGGTNNWNALAPHLDPAVEVWEAALPWAATADPAWAVERDAGIWIQRALAQCPGGTPDVVAAHSFAANAVLELMDRRGGGWEPATVLLSPFYRAAVSEFEWDSVRYYFDGFRTMLDQGVALTLGDRVDPGVRTDMVERMCAWMGPYTWLRFFDSYLRTPTLRLAGITAPTLLIGGAHDPGALAAGVHALGAALPGSETVILDDAGHFAMSERPGAVAAAVNDFVSRTAAPGARPRVRHPRPHPADPPGVAS, from the coding sequence GTGACTCCGTTGCCCGCCGTGCCGGTCACCCTGCGCCGCAGCGCCGTCGACGGTCCGTCGCCGGTGCGCATGGTGCTGCTGCACGGTATGGGCGGCGGCACGAACAATTGGAATGCGCTGGCGCCCCACCTCGACCCGGCCGTGGAGGTGTGGGAGGCGGCGCTGCCGTGGGCCGCCACCGCCGACCCCGCGTGGGCGGTCGAGCGCGACGCGGGGATATGGATACAGCGTGCCCTCGCGCAGTGCCCCGGGGGCACACCCGATGTGGTGGCGGCCCATTCGTTCGCGGCCAACGCGGTGCTGGAACTCATGGATCGGCGCGGCGGTGGCTGGGAACCGGCCACGGTGCTGCTGTCACCGTTCTATCGCGCCGCGGTCAGCGAATTCGAGTGGGACAGTGTGCGGTACTACTTCGACGGCTTCCGCACCATGCTCGACCAGGGTGTCGCCCTGACCCTCGGCGACCGCGTCGACCCCGGCGTGCGCACGGACATGGTCGAGCGCATGTGCGCGTGGATGGGCCCCTACACCTGGCTGCGATTCTTCGACAGCTATCTGCGCACGCCGACGCTGCGCCTGGCCGGGATCACCGCACCCACACTGCTGATCGGCGGCGCGCACGACCCGGGCGCGCTCGCCGCCGGCGTGCACGCGCTGGGTGCCGCCCTGCCCGGTTCGGAAACCGTCATCCTCGACGACGCCGGACATTTCGCGATGTCGGAGCGGCCCGGAGCGGTCGCCGCGGCGGTCAACGACTTCGTGTCCCGCACCGCCGCGCCCGGCGCGCGCCCCCGAGTACGCCATCCCCGGCCGCATCCCGCCGATCCCCCAGGAGTCGCCTCATGA